CAGCGCAACGCTGACCGTTACCACGACCGACGTCGCGCCCGAGATCACTTCCAGCCCGAGCGGGCAGATCGCCGCGCTCGGCAGCGCAGTGACGTTTACCGTCGCCGCCACCGGCCGTCCGGCACCGACGTTCCAGTGGCGCAAGGACGGCAACAATATCGCCGGCGCGACGAACGCGACGTTCACGATCACGAGCGTCACGTTGAACGATGTCGGCCACTACTCGGCCACGGCGACGAACTCGCTCGGCACCGTCATCAGCGGCTCGGCCACGCTCACGGTCAGCACGACGGCGTCGCGCCACCTCAACGACGTCACGGTCACCACCGGCCACGGCACGACGTTGAGCGCGGGCAGCGTGACAGGCACCGTGAAGTGGCAGGTTTCCACCAATGGCGGCACGACGTGGGCGGACCTGACCGACGGCGGCAACTACAGCGGCGCCACGACCGCAACCCTCGCGATCGCGAACGTCGGCTCGACGCTGAACGGCGCGCGGTATCGCTTCGTCGTGTCGAACAACGGCGTCATCTCGACCAGCAACGGCGCCACGCTCACGGTCGCGACGGTCTTCTTCCCGTTTCCGACCGGCATCGGCATCGACGGCGCGGGCAATCTCTACGTGGCCGACGCGAACGCCGACACGGTGCAGAAAATCAACTCGTCCAACCAGGTCAGCCTGCTCGCCGGCACCAACGGCGCCGCCGGCGCGACGGATGGCGCGGGCGCCGCGGCGCGCTTCAATCAACCCAACGGCGTGGTCGTTCTTGCCAATGGCAGTCTCGTCGTCGCCGACACCGCCAACGCCACGCTCCGCGCGATTGACGCGGCCGGCACCGTGACGACGCTCGCCGGTTCCAGCGCCACGCGCGGCGGTGCGGACGGTATGGGCACGACGGCCACGTTCTCCGCGCCGGTCGGACTCGCGCGCGACAGTGGCGGCGCGCTGTTCGTCGCCGACTCGATGAATCACGCGATCCGCAAGGTCACCTCCGCGGGTGCGGTCACGACCGTCGCCGGCAGCGCGGGCGCCCAAGGTTCGACCGACGGGGCGGCGACGGCCGCGCGCTTCAATCTGCCCAACGGCATTGCCGTCGATGCGAACGGCGTCGTCTACGTTGCCGACACGACGAACAACACTATCCGCCGCATCGGCGCCGACGGCACGGTCGGCACGCTCGCCGGACTCGTCGGCGTCAGCGGCTTCGACAACGGCACCGGCATCGCCGCGCTCTTCAATCGCCCGATGGCGCTCGTCGCCGACGGCGCGGGCAATCTGTTCGTCGCCGACACGGGCAACTCCACGATCCGCAAGGTCACCGCCGCGGGCGTGGTGACGACCTTCGCCGGAGTGGCCGGTATCGCGGGCATCGCCGACGGCAGCGGCGCCGATGCGCTCTTCAACCAGCCGCAGGCGCTCGCGATCGACGCGGCCGGCAATCTCTACGTCGCCGACACCGGCAACGCGGCGATCCGCAAGATCACGCCCGCCGGCGTCGTCACCACGCTCGCTCTCTCCGCCGCGCCGGCGCCGGCGCCGACACCCACACCCACGCCCACGCCGACACCCACGCCTACACCTACGCCGAATCCATCCATGGGCGGCGGTGGTGGTGGCGGCGGCGGCGCACCGAGCCTCTGGCTGCCGCTCAGCGCGACGTTGCTCCTCGCATTGCGCCGGCGAAAGCGGGCGGGGCGCGCGCTGCGCTGACTCGCCAGCGTCGTCACTTCTACGCGCACGGCACGCTCCACGTGTTCGGTAACACCGAGTGGGAAATTCACGCGCCCAAACACCAGCGCCGACTCCAGCGGCGAGAAGTCCGGGTAGTGAGTCGCATTGCCTGCATAGCCTCCTGCTAAAGTCGTGCCGCCCGCGAACGGCAGCACCACGCCTGAAAACTGCCCCGCCTCATCGGTTGGGTAGGACGTGTAGCTGCGCCATGCGGTTGAGCCAGCGAAGGACGGTCTCATCACGGCAAGGATATCGTAGCACTCCGCATCGAGCCCTCCACCGCGCGCTGCTAATTCAAGGGCTATTGCGGCCCGCCCGCGCCTACCCGCGCACGCGCAGCTACGTGGAGATGGCGCAGCGCGTCGGCGTGCCGAAAGCCGCGCGCGCCATCGGCCACGCCAACGGCTCGAACAACGTGGCGCTCGTCATTCCATGCCATCGCGTGATCAACGCCGATGGCTTGCTCTGCGACTACGCCGGCGGCCTGTGGCGCAAGCAGCGCCTGCTCGAGCACGAGCGCAAATACCTGCGCTGAACAAGTTCAGTCGCTCTGGCTTGTCCCTGCCGGCGTGAGCCGCGGTCGCCGCACTTCAGCGAGCCTCACCGTTTGCGCGCTTGCCAAGAGCGGCGCGTTGGGGGCAGTCATGCGGCGATGCGAATCCTCGTGCTGGAAGACGAGCAACAACTCGCGCGCCACATCGTCAGCGCGCTGACGCGCCACGGACACGTGGCGGCGGCCGAACACGACGGCAACGCCGGCGTGCGGCGCGCGCTCGCCGATCGCCCGGACCTGATCGTGCTCGATCTGAATCTTCCCGGACTCGACGGCTTCGGCGTGCTGGCACAGACGCGCGAGAG
This portion of the Opitutia bacterium genome encodes:
- a CDS encoding MGMT family protein, with the translated sequence MRLSQRRTVSSRQGYRSTPHRALHRALLIQGLLRPARAYPRTRSYVEMAQRVGVPKAARAIGHANGSNNVALVIPCHRVINADGLLCDYAGGLWRKQRLLEHERKYLR
- a CDS encoding immunoglobulin domain-containing protein, with product MKIPAFLLRRIHWLNFPSAFLMLLLQRTPVATLVAAADEIVAAAPLGTVLKSALAVTAALGAVNSVVGATPLVPSSGTASGVTVTTGTTVSVFYTVNGTQTPPQSWSVSGQFPPGLSFSGLTSAGAVNTSSLHLSGTPTAAGIYNVTITAFEFTNQAGISSPPYDYTVTVTGGSTSTAPSITTQPSGQPNMPAGSSIILSVRATGVPAPTYQWRKDGNNIAGATNQDLAVNNVTANDAGSYTVVVTNSAGSVTSDPAILTVAVAASAPAITTQPTDRSVAVGGSVTFTSAASGNPAPTFQWRKDGNNIAGATNATFTIASATAGDAGSYTVVATNSAGSATSNSATLTVTTTDVAPEITSSPSGQIAALGSAVTFTVAATGRPAPTFQWRKDGNNIAGATNATFTITSVTLNDVGHYSATATNSLGTVISGSATLTVSTTASRHLNDVTVTTGHGTTLSAGSVTGTVKWQVSTNGGTTWADLTDGGNYSGATTATLAIANVGSTLNGARYRFVVSNNGVISTSNGATLTVATVFFPFPTGIGIDGAGNLYVADANADTVQKINSSNQVSLLAGTNGAAGATDGAGAAARFNQPNGVVVLANGSLVVADTANATLRAIDAAGTVTTLAGSSATRGGADGMGTTATFSAPVGLARDSGGALFVADSMNHAIRKVTSAGAVTTVAGSAGAQGSTDGAATAARFNLPNGIAVDANGVVYVADTTNNTIRRIGADGTVGTLAGLVGVSGFDNGTGIAALFNRPMALVADGAGNLFVADTGNSTIRKVTAAGVVTTFAGVAGIAGIADGSGADALFNQPQALAIDAAGNLYVADTGNAAIRKITPAGVVTTLALSAAPAPAPTPTPTPTPTPTPTPTPNPSMGGGGGGGGGAPSLWLPLSATLLLALRRRKRAGRALR